Proteins encoded together in one Thermococcus gammatolerans EJ3 window:
- the cobZ gene encoding alpha-ribazole phosphatase CobZ gives MTPKELLSRLESKGITLEKMLDTALELYIGDEREKVGERLRGLMLRYLSDVNVQALLLSALLLEENFKVEGDPVNLVADELIGINIAELIGGKMALFNFFYYDTRKPGILAELPPFLDDAIGGFIAGCMTRLFEEV, from the coding sequence ATGACACCCAAAGAACTCCTCTCCCGCCTCGAATCCAAAGGCATAACGCTCGAAAAGATGCTCGACACCGCGTTAGAACTCTACATCGGCGACGAGCGCGAGAAAGTCGGGGAAAGGCTGAGGGGGCTGATGCTCCGCTACCTCAGCGACGTAAACGTCCAAGCTCTACTTCTTTCGGCTCTCCTGCTCGAAGAGAACTTCAAAGTTGAGGGCGACCCCGTGAACCTTGTAGCTGATGAGTTAATTGGGATAAACATCGCCGAGCTCATAGGAGGGAAGATGGCGCTCTTCAACTTCTTCTACTACGACACCAGAAAGCCCGGAATCCTTGCGGAGCTTCCGCCTTTCCTCGATGATGCGATAGGTGGCTTTATAGCGGGCTGTATGACGAGGCTGTTCGAGGAGGTGTAG